CAGGAACGTGCCGCGGGTCAGGATGCCCGGGCGCAAGAAGCCGAAGCCGGCGCAAATCAGCAGCAGGGTCGCGGCGCCGAACACGCAGCGCCAGAACACCACATCCAGCACCGGCTGCCCGGACACCAGCACGAACCAGCCGATGGTCCCGGAAATCAGCATGGCGGCGGTCATTTCCAGCGAGCCGCGACGTAACAATTTGTCCATGATCGTTCTCCTCGACAAGTGCTAAAAGTATGGCAACCGGCCCCTGCCCGGCTCAAGGCGTAACAAAAGGCTAAAATTGGCCTAAACCTTTTTTATCAAGGTATTTATAGGTTTTTACCTAACGAGGTTGGCATGATCGATGAGATTGACCAGGCGCTTATCAGCGCCCTGATGGAAGACTCGCGCCGCTCGCTCAAGGCCCTGGCGCAGATCAGCGGGCTGTCCTCGCCCAGCGTCGCCGAACGCCTGCGGCGCCTGGAGGAACGCGGCGTGCTCAAGGCCTATACCGTCGAAGTCGACCCCCGGTTCTTCGGCTATCAGTTGCAGGCCATCGTGCGCATCCGCCCGCTGCCGGGAAAACTCCAGGAAGTCGAACGCCAGATCCTGGCCATCCACGAATTCACCGAATGCGACAAGGTCACGGGCGACGATTGCTTTATCGCGCGGCTGCACGTGCGCGACATGGAACAGCTGGACACCCTGCTCGATCGCCTGAACCACTACGCGGAAACCAACACCGCCATCGTCAAGAAAAGCCCGGTGAAACGACGGTTGCCGCCGATGGCTTAAGCGCTGATTGAATGGCGCCAGCCCGGGAAAAGCTTCTAGACTTCGCCATCATCGATACAGGAAGGACTCTGGCCATGAAAATCGCCTCTTTGTTACTACCGATATTGCTGCTCGCAGGCTGTGGCACCATCGACACCGTATTCAGGGAGGACTCGGTGGCCAGCGAAAAACTCAAGGAGCGAAAGTCTTACTGTGGTGGCGTCCCCCGCGTTTATAGCGGCGTGACCTATGACTTCTGCAGCCTGCACGCTGCTGTCCCGGAAGGTGGTACGTCCTACTCCGGCCCGGCCTCGACCCAGGGCATGCTGATCGACATTGCCCTGTCAGGCGTGTTCGACACCCTGCTGTTGCCCTATACGCTTTATCAGCAACAAGTCGACGGCAGCCTGATGATTACCGACTGAACACGGGCACACCGCCCCGGCGCCCTCAACCTCCAAAGGCTCCGCACGACCGGATCGCAGACAACAAAAAGCCCGCCGAAGCGGGCTTTTCTGTTCCAGGCTGGCGATCAGTCGTCGCGGCCCATGATGCCGAACAGCTGCAACAGGCTGACGAACAGGTTGTAGATCGATACATACAGGCTGATGGTCGCCATGATGTAGTTACGCTCGCCGCCATGGATGATGGCGCTGGTCTGGTACAGGATGCTCACCGAGGAGAACAGCACGAAGCCCGCGCTGATCGCCAGTTGCAGGCCGCTGATCTGGAAGAACATGCTGGCCAGCACCGCACCCAGCAGGACGAAGAAACCGGCGGTGATGAAACCGCTGAGGAAGCTCATGTCCTTGCGGCTGATCAGCACGTACGCCGACAGGCCACCGAACACCAGGGCAGTCATCGCGAAGGCCGAGCTGACCACTTCCGCGCCGCCCTGCATGCCCAGGTAACGGTTGAGGATCGGGCCGAGCAGGAAGCCCATGAAACCGGTCAGGGCAAATGCCGACACCAGGCCCCAGGCCGAATCACGGAGTTTGTTGGTGAGGAAAAACAGCCCGTAGAAACCGATCAGCACGACGAAGATGTTCGGATAACCGACCCGCATCTGCTGGGCCACATAAGCCATCACGCCACTGAAGGCGAGGGTCAGGGCGAGTAGGCCGTAGGTGTTGCGCAGGACGCGGCTAACTTCTAGCTGCTCAGCCTGCACGCCGTTATTAACTGCGTAATCCTGTTCGCGCATGGCGACACTCCTGTTGGTTTGAAACGTTCAGTGGCAAAGATCATAACAGACGCTCTGCAACACGCTATACGCAGAGTTTGACAGTGTGTTTCATTCGGGTATTATGGCGCCCGCAACAAAAACGGAGGTGTGGCCGAGTGGTTTAAGGCAACGGTCTTGAAAACCGTCGACTGTAACAGGTCCATGAGTTCGAATCCCATCGCCTCCGCCATATTCGTCACGCTAAAGCCCCGATTATTCGGGGCTTTTTCGTTTCTGGCGGATTCCACTTCTGGGCAGCCCTACTGCTGCTTCATCCGCAGATTTTCGGACGCGTCCTAAAACTTTGCATTTGCCCTTGCGGTTCTGTGCGCCGCGCGCAATCACCAGTCACATAGGCGTTATGCCAATAACGCATGCTGTAGCCCCTCCCCTCCGGCGTTCTGCCGACCGAACACAATCCCCCGAACATAAAATGCCCGCTCATCTGCGTCAGGGCCCAGGCTTTTCCAGCGCGCTGCGCACGGCCAGCCAAATGTGATGTCGAACTGGAAGTTGAAGATTCTCTTGTGCGCTCCCCGCGGTAAACCACTTTTGCAGGCGACTCACGCTCCACAAGCACAGCTCGCTCAAGCGTGGATAGCTCAGGCGCTCCCCCTTGGATTGCTTGTAAAGCCGGTCAAGCTCTGCAAAAAAGCTCGGCTGGTCGAGGGCTGCCAATTCGCTCCACTCGCCATCCCTCGGCAATCCCAAGGACTGCTCTGCCTTCTTCTTGCGCCGTTGCACGGCAGCAGGCTTTGATTTCTGCGTTTTCTTAAACCTCGCAATTCCCATGTTTTTCCGCTTTACCGAGACGGCCGCGTTACTCACCCCCAGGCGTGCGGCGAGTTTTTTATCGAGCATCGTCCCCAGGAGTGCCAAGGCTTCTTCACTCCAAACATTGCGCCGCTGGAGCAGTGCAGGAATTCCACGACGCAATCGGGCGTTCTGTACAGCCGTGATGCTGACTCCCAGTTTCCGCCCAAGCAATTCATCAGGAATAGTACCGAGCAGCTTTACGTTGTCCTCGTTCCAGACATTGCGAGGCACATGTAATTGGTCGTGGGCCGGAATGCTGAGCTGATTTCGTTTGGCAGCGATCGTGTTATGCGGGACGTCGAAGCGGATCGCCAGATCTCGATCAGTCATCGTGCCGAGAAGCGGAATGATCGGCTCCCAATCATGTTTCCTCATGATCTCATCCTTGCAATCGTTGCCTGTATTGTCAGCATTGTCCCCTTAAGCTGTGAAATTTTCAAACTTCCTAGCAGGAAACCATTGCATATATCATATGATATATGTATGCTCCATACACACCCAAGGAGAAACGCCATGGAACTCTTCCACACCAGCCCCAAAGAAATCACCAGCATTGACAAGCACGGTCGGTTCGGCGAGTTCCTGTTCTTCTCTTCCGACGTTTACGTGATGACCGCCGGCGACCACGTTGTCTACCGTGCGCAGATTGACGACGACGCGATCATTGCAGCCAACCACCTGTTCTACCACGCAGACGCCGCTAAGCTCGACGAGCTCGTCGCCAAATTTTGTGCCCGCTTCGATGTTGATACTGACACCGCCGAAGAGATCATTAGCGAGCGCCAGCAGCTGGATACTGGCGATGCCGATGATGACTGGGATGTGCAGATCTACACTGCCCGCGCCGCAAAAATCCTTGGGTATCGCGCTGTAGCGGTAAGCGATGAACAAGGCACCGCCTACATGGTTGATATGCTCGGCCGTGAAAGCGACCTCTCCCTGATGCAGCCAGGGAGCCTTTAACTTGATACGCAATAGCCTTTACATCAATCCAGGCCTAAGCACAGCCAAGCCAGGAAATCATCGGCAATCATGGACTATTGCACACGATGAGTTCGTCGAAAAAAACAACGGAATAATGACGCACGCCGAAATCGGAAAAGCTCTTGGTCGATCAGCAGCAGCAGTGCAACGCAGGGTGCACGCGCTGGGACTGCAACAGCGCACTTACTCTGAGTGGTCGAAAGATGAAGAAAAAATACTGAACGATATCTACCCAAGCCGCGGGCTTGAGGGCGTGATCCACGCCTTGTCGGCGGCCGGATTTTCTCGCACGAAAAGCGCAATCACAGGGAAAGTTCAAACTCTTAAATTAGAGCGCCTGGCACTTTTTGAATCAATATCGTCACTTACGCAGCCGGAGTTTTTTCAGTTTCTATCAAGGCTTTACTTTGAGTCGACAGGAGACAAGCTTACATATCAAGTTCTTGCTGAGATGTGTCATGTAAGCTACAGCAGCATGCAGAAGTGGTTTGCGCCAGGATCAGGACAGCAGCCTCTTTCGATCCAGTTAAAGCACCATTTCTGGCTCGCATGTAAATTCGCAATTGCTTCTCGCAAGCGCAAAATATCTCGGGAACATCGTCAAGATGACGAGTCCGATCAGGTCAAAGCATGAGCAAGGCACAGAAAGACGCGACCGCCCGCTACCGGGCTGCGCAGATTCAGATTCAAGCCTTGATCAACCCCCAGACAGAGCCGGAGCTTGCAGCCGCTTGGAATCGCTTGCTCGAAGCACATGGCAACAGCAAGAAGAAAGCCCTGGCATTCGCCATCCTCAACGCCCCAGCTCCCTGACATACGCCTGGCACGCCTGAAGCGCGATCAGCCCCCGGTCGCCGTCGTCGGTGATGCCGACAATTCGTTGAGCATGCGCCGGGTCAAGTCGGGCTCGCGTGGCTCCATGAACCAGGCCGACGGCGGCGGCGGGGGCAGGCACGTTGCTGCAACGGGCTGTATCCGCGGCGTCGACAAGGACTGACAGCCGCAAGTCAGCAGTAGCAAGGCGATCGCGCAGGCGAGCTTGGTCATTCTGAGCATTTGTCAGCTCCTGGTGGTGGGCTTTGTCGGCAGTGGCCAGCCGCTGCTCGAGCGCGAGGCGCTTGGCTTGCTCGGCCTGTTGCTGGGCGCTCGCTGCATTGCTGATTGCACTCAGGTCACCCTGGTGCTGCTGGGCTAGATCTGCCAGCTGCTTGCCGTAGCGCCAGCCCTGAATCTTCCACGCCCCACCAGCGCCGATGGCGATCAACAGGCCGGCCAGCACCAGGGCGCCGAGCAGTTTCTGCGCCGCCGTCATGCCAGCGCCCGCCGCACGCCTTCGGCCAATACTGCGGCGGGGTATGCATACCCTGCGTTTTCGTGATGGATGATCGCTTTGACGAAGCCGGACATGACCGAGGACTGGGCCAGGTCAATCTCCGCCCCAGGCCGGGTTCCGGTGTTCGCTTCAACGGCGCGCACGTATGCAGCTGTGTCGTTCTCAACCGCCGGCGCCCAGCGACTGATGATCGCCTTCACTGTCCTGAGCCCGTGCTTTCGCTGATAGGTCAGCAGCAACTTACCCAGGGCGCGGATGCCATTCTCCGGCGTGTCGAACCGGGCGAACCGCTTCTCCAGCGCTGGGTTTGGTGGGAGCTGCCCTTGCCACTGGTTGGCCGGGTTGTAGTCGATGTTCCCGGGGTTTCGATTGCGCACCCCGCGGGTTTCGGTGATAGGCATGCTTTTCTCCAGGCAAGAAAAAGCCCGCTCGGTGGCGGGCTGTTATTCGGTTTCGGCGAACTGCTGCGGAGGCGGCTCGACGGCAGGCATTTCAAGCCGCACGTCGATCCAGCTGTTGAGTGGCACGTCGAGCGGAGCACCGCGGCCGGGGATCATTTCTCCGTCGTCTGACAGGGTCCAACGCTGCTTGAACAGGCGGACGGTCACCGTGCCGTCGGGGTCCTGCTCGGTTTCTGTAATACCGAGCGTACCGCCGCCGTCTGGCGAACAAGGGTCCTGGGTCCGCCAGCCTTCCAGGGCCAGGCCGAGACTTCCGGTCACGCGGTACTCGCCCACGCCCAGGCGCTCAACGCTCACACCGCGGGCCTCGTTATTCGCCACGCCCCACTCGCCTGCCGGTTCGAATGTCTGCTCGGCGAGGTCGCGGCGCACGCTGTCTGCGACGTTCGCAATGCGCACGATCGGCGAAGCAGCAGACAGCGCGCCGCCGGAACCGCGGGTTGTGTTGCCAGTGTGGTAGACCTCCATCGCCAACCCGAAATTGCCGCCGGCGGCCCCAGTCGAAACCCGGAAATACATCTTGTTGACAGCTAGCCCCATCGGGAAGAAAAGCTGAGCCTCGTAGTTGTTGTTGTAGGGAACTCGAACCATGGCGGCATAGGAAATGCCGGATGACGATGGATCGGCGGCAACTTTGTACATCCCGCCACCCTGCGGGCTTCCAACTTGAGAGTTGCCGGGGGAGTCATAGCCGGTGGCATCCGGCGCGACAACCGAACCAACACCAGAGGACACCTTCGTCGGCCATGTGCTGACGTCTGCTGTGGCCGCAGTACCGAGGCCGAGCCCTCCGCGCGCCGCGGCTGGCGTCGACCCGCCCGTTCCGCCTTTTGCGACCGGCAGAATGTCGTAGTTGCCCGTAGTGCCAAGGGAGGCCATTTTCGTTCCGTAGGTGTTAACCCAAGAGCGAACTTCATCAGCGAGCGTCTTCTGGTAGCCCTGGATTGGAACAAGCGCATAGCCACCAGCGGAATTGCTTGGCCCCAGATAGTTTGGCGAAATCGATATTGCCGTGTCACTGGCAATGTTCGTGACCTCATACCATCGCCCATCTGGCCCAAGAAAGGCGTCACCGACACGACTGTTTGAAATAAATGCGGTACTGGTGCCGATCACCGCGCTTGAATTTTGGACGACAGAAACCGTCCCGGTTCTATACCACGGCATAAAGCCCCTCAACACTTGATAGAGATCAAGCGACTATCTTTGCAAAGATAGCCGGCAACGAAAAAGCGAATGGATTACTCAAGGCGGTAGTTGTAAACCAAAGCTGCGAAGCGGCGAAATCAAAAACAATTCGTGGCAGTCTCCCGACATTATCCCCCGACAACATGCGCATGCTCGCATTGTTTATCATCAGATACTCATCAGTTGACGAACTGAAAGGTGATGAATACCAGTTGGTGTAATACCCCTGCGCGTCCTGTGTAGTCCTTACATAGGTCCAGTTCTGAAAAAACCTGGTAAAAACCGCCGATGGAGTACCGCTATCGAAAATTAGCGCTCCAGCTCCATCCCAAAGGCGCATGCCATAAGAAGAAACTGGAGAAGCGGCGAACCCGCCGACAAAATACTTCCCGGAAATTGAAGTGTTTACGGTGCCGGATATCGTCATTCCTGTCCAATTACCAGGAGAGCCTGAGATGCTACATCCGACAGTGACCGAGCCGCTGTTATTGTTTGGCCTTAGGAATAAAAGTGGCGGCTCTTGGGTCGTTATTGCAGGGCTAAACGGTACGCTGACACTGGTAGATCCGGCGTATGTACCAGATTGAAGAACGCACAACCTTGCATACTCCGAGTCAATAGAAACGACACCGTTATCATTAACTACAGACAGACCAAAACTCGCCATCAATACCGCCTCATCACAATAAGCCTCATTGCACTTCGAGAGAATTTATCGCCCGCAAAGCCATTGATGAAGTTCCTCACATTAACAACGCCATCGGTCATTTCTGTTTCTAGTTGCCTATCTTCAGTCGCCGAAGGACCAATCGGAAGCACCACCGCTACAGCGTTGCTTGTATTGCATCCAGGAACTGAAAACTGCTGGGTGCTTTTTCCTCCAGCGCTGGCAAATGAAACAACGACCGACAAAACGATGCGCCAAGTTGAGGTGCCGGTATCGAATTGAAGCACTCCGTCACCGCCCCACATCCTCAAGCCGTAACTCATGCGTCCAGGTCCCCGAGTTGTACCCGCTTAACGTTGTTTTGGTCATAGACCTTTACGGCCCGGTTGGTCATAGTCAGTCGTCCGCCCCCCGGAGCCGGCCCGTTGAACTCCAAGTTGCCCGCCTTATCCAGTCTCCAGCCCTGTACCCCAGCGACATAGTTGTCTGACTGCAGGTACTGACCGATCTTCAGCATCGTGATGCTGCCATCCTCAATGAACGCCGATTTGATGAACGTTTGTCCGCCGGTTACCGCGAAAGGCGACACCGGCGTACCGTTTGCCAGGTTCAGCAGCATGAAGGTGTCGGCGCGCACCACGAATTGCGACGAGACTCCGGATGGATCGACTTGTAGACCAAGACCGAAAGACGCGGCGTATTTCTGGCCGCCGGCGGTGGTCTCCATCTTCACCGACCAGATGGTCGATAGCTGGCCCTGGGTATTCGCGAGAGCAGAAGATGTTTGCTGAATTGCCGCGGTGTTTTCGCCAACAGTAGCTTGCAACTGAATCCGCTGCGTGGCTTCAGCCTCGATCTCAGTCGCTCTGACTTTCTCCTCTGTGACGATCGCGGCGGTGTTGTTCCAGCCCTTGATTGCATCGGCCAGGGCGCCGGCGCCGTCATCTTCCCGCCAGGACGCTCGGAGCGTGTTTGTCGAGGCGGCTTGCGCCGTCACCACGCCATCCAACTCGCTGATATCGGCGGTGTTGGTCGCCACCTGCTGCGCCAGGCCATTGACCGTCTCGATCGACTGACCCACGTCCAGCCAATAGGTCGCGTTCGGCGGTGGCGTGTTGATCGGTACAGCCTGAACAGCTTGGTACAGGCGCTGTCCCTGCTGGACGATGTCACCCTTGATGTACGTCCTCTCAGCGTCATACAGCAGGATACTGTCCAGCGCGTCGATCTGGTCCTGCAGGCCGTCAATCTCGCTGATCAGGTCCTGTCCAAGTTCAGTCCGGGTGATCTTGCCGGCCAGCGCGGCCAGGTAAGCCGAGACATCATTTGAAGTGGAGGCCGGCACATACAGAAACGCGCTCTTTCCGTAGGCATTTGCCGAGCGCACGAAGTAGTAATAGTTCGTGTAGAACCCCAGGCCCGTATGCGTGAAGCTCAGACCTTGCCCCAGATAAACCGCATTATTCGCTGTGGCCGTCGGCGACGTACTGAAGAAATACTCGTAGGTGCCGCCATTAAGGCCGTGCAGCGTGTTCTGGGGAATCAGCACAATGCTGTCGATCGAGGACTGCACAAAACACGACTCAGGGATCGGCGGTCCCATGATGCTGACCGTGAGGGTCGCCTCGCCCGACCTGGCCATAGGGCCGACCGCGGCCACGCTCATCGTGTAGTTGCCCGATGACAACCCGTTGATGGCGCACTGTGTCGAGGTGGCCGGCACCGAGTGCGACTGAACAGCGGTCGCGCCCTGGCGGACAATGACGACGTAGGACGACACAATCCCTGTTGGCAGCGCCCAGGACAGGACGCCCTGCACAACCTCGGCCCCGGTGTTCTGTGTCCAGGTCAGGCCCGTCGGCGAACCCAGGCCGCCGGCCGGCAGGTTGATGAACCCGAGCGGGTTGTATGGCTCGCCCACGGCGTCATCGAAGATCGCCGCCTCGTACTGCTTGACCTGCACGGTGCAGCCTTCGCTATCCCCCATCGACCAATCGCTGACGATGAACTCGCCCAGCATGTTCAGCGATGGAAGATTCACCCGCACCACCCGGCCGGGCCTGCAGTTGTAGCCAGCAAAGTTCATAGGGATGCTGATCGCACCGCCTGCGCGCCGGCGACGAAGCTCGATGTTGGCCAGGCGCTGGGCCTGATACGGATCGGTGACATAGGAGAAGGTCAGGGTCTCCGCCGCCTCCCCGCCGTCCTCGACAATCCACTCGGCAACGCTGACTTCCGGATAGTCCGTCTCGGTCCAGGACTGCGACGGGTCAATGAAGGTGCCGCGCACGGTGTTGATGGCCGAGTCGTTGGTCGGCTCGGTGCTGCCGGCGACCGTGCCAATCACCATGTCCTCGGTGATCTCGAAGTCATACGGGCCGTAATAAGCCCCGGCCTGGAGCATCCAGCGACCGCCGACGCGAATCAGCTTGCCAGCACACGCCGCCTCCAGCTTCTGCAGCACGCCGGTACGCTGCTCGTCGGCGCCGATAACGCAGGCGGCCCGGTAGCGCTGGCTGACCGAGCCGTCGGCATTGGTGATGGTCTCGTCGCAAACGTTGGCCGCACTGGCGAAGGTCTCGAACACGATCTCATCGTCAGGCACGCCACAGCGCGCCCGCAGATACCACAGCATATGCAGCGCGGTATTGGCGCTGTACCCGGTGTTACCGGTGCGCGGGTCGTAGATGTCGTTGCGCCCGCGAACCACGAACCGGGTGTCAGGGATGCCGGACGGGAATTTCTCGGCGCTGTACTTCAGCGACACGCGCACGAACGATAGGCCGCGGCCGATCTGGCTGTCCTTCCAGTCCGGGCAGTTGGCCTTGAGGAAGGTGTTTACCTGGGTCGGATTGACGATCAGCTCATAGCTGGCGAACTCGCCGAATGAACCGATCTCCTCCTCGCCCAGGTAGATATTTTCCACGGCATCG
This portion of the Pseudomonas sp. MRSN 12121 genome encodes:
- a CDS encoding Lrp/AsnC family transcriptional regulator, whose amino-acid sequence is MIDEIDQALISALMEDSRRSLKALAQISGLSSPSVAERLRRLEERGVLKAYTVEVDPRFFGYQLQAIVRIRPLPGKLQEVERQILAIHEFTECDKVTGDDCFIARLHVRDMEQLDTLLDRLNHYAETNTAIVKKSPVKRRLPPMA
- a CDS encoding YceK/YidQ family lipoprotein, coding for MKIASLLLPILLLAGCGTIDTVFREDSVASEKLKERKSYCGGVPRVYSGVTYDFCSLHAAVPEGGTSYSGPASTQGMLIDIALSGVFDTLLLPYTLYQQQVDGSLMITD
- a CDS encoding Bax inhibitor-1/YccA family protein, with the translated sequence MREQDYAVNNGVQAEQLEVSRVLRNTYGLLALTLAFSGVMAYVAQQMRVGYPNIFVVLIGFYGLFFLTNKLRDSAWGLVSAFALTGFMGFLLGPILNRYLGMQGGAEVVSSAFAMTALVFGGLSAYVLISRKDMSFLSGFITAGFFVLLGAVLASMFFQISGLQLAISAGFVLFSSVSILYQTSAIIHGGERNYIMATISLYVSIYNLFVSLLQLFGIMGRDD
- a CDS encoding AsnC family protein: MIRNSLYINPGLSTAKPGNHRQSWTIAHDEFVEKNNGIMTHAEIGKALGRSAAAVQRRVHALGLQQRTYSEWSKDEEKILNDIYPSRGLEGVIHALSAAGFSRTKSAITGKVQTLKLERLALFESISSLTQPEFFQFLSRLYFESTGDKLTYQVLAEMCHVSYSSMQKWFAPGSGQQPLSIQLKHHFWLACKFAIASRKRKISREHRQDDESDQVKA
- a CDS encoding lysis system i-spanin subunit Rz, encoding MTAAQKLLGALVLAGLLIAIGAGGAWKIQGWRYGKQLADLAQQHQGDLSAISNAASAQQQAEQAKRLALEQRLATADKAHHQELTNAQNDQARLRDRLATADLRLSVLVDAADTARCSNVPAPAAAVGLVHGATRARLDPAHAQRIVGITDDGDRGLIALQACQAYVRELGR
- a CDS encoding structural protein, with the protein product MPITETRGVRNRNPGNIDYNPANQWQGQLPPNPALEKRFARFDTPENGIRALGKLLLTYQRKHGLRTVKAIISRWAPAVENDTAAYVRAVEANTGTRPGAEIDLAQSSVMSGFVKAIIHHENAGYAYPAAVLAEGVRRALA
- a CDS encoding DUF1983 domain-containing protein, encoding MSGGVKKLAQVAVGAVIGFVQGGPMGAVAGAALAFYAAEQQEKLNTKSPLRDNEPSAQTVRSSKAPVRFILGRAATGGVLVWAQEQAGGQTEGEWLHLVYVLSEGAVDAVENIYLGEEEIGSFGEFASYELIVNPTQVNTFLKANCPDWKDSQIGRGLSFVRVSLKYSAEKFPSGIPDTRFVVRGRNDIYDPRTGNTGYSANTALHMLWYLRARCGVPDDEIVFETFASAANVCDETITNADGSVSQRYRAACVIGADEQRTGVLQKLEAACAGKLIRVGGRWMLQAGAYYGPYDFEITEDMVIGTVAGSTEPTNDSAINTVRGTFIDPSQSWTETDYPEVSVAEWIVEDGGEAAETLTFSYVTDPYQAQRLANIELRRRRAGGAISIPMNFAGYNCRPGRVVRVNLPSLNMLGEFIVSDWSMGDSEGCTVQVKQYEAAIFDDAVGEPYNPLGFINLPAGGLGSPTGLTWTQNTGAEVVQGVLSWALPTGIVSSYVVIVRQGATAVQSHSVPATSTQCAINGLSSGNYTMSVAAVGPMARSGEATLTVSIMGPPIPESCFVQSSIDSIVLIPQNTLHGLNGGTYEYFFSTSPTATANNAVYLGQGLSFTHTGLGFYTNYYYFVRSANAYGKSAFLYVPASTSNDVSAYLAALAGKITRTELGQDLISEIDGLQDQIDALDSILLYDAERTYIKGDIVQQGQRLYQAVQAVPINTPPPNATYWLDVGQSIETVNGLAQQVATNTADISELDGVVTAQAASTNTLRASWREDDGAGALADAIKGWNNTAAIVTEEKVRATEIEAEATQRIQLQATVGENTAAIQQTSSALANTQGQLSTIWSVKMETTAGGQKYAASFGLGLQVDPSGVSSQFVVRADTFMLLNLANGTPVSPFAVTGGQTFIKSAFIEDGSITMLKIGQYLQSDNYVAGVQGWRLDKAGNLEFNGPAPGGGRLTMTNRAVKVYDQNNVKRVQLGDLDA